Sequence from the Verrucomicrobiota bacterium genome:
TCCCTCTTTCCGTTCGACGGTGACGCCGGCGTAATTACCCACCTTGGCCCGCAGCCCGGTCAAGGCATTGAAGACCGTGGTCTTGCCGCAATTTGGGTTGCCGGTAAGGACAATGCAAGGCAGCGGCGTCCCGCCAGGCGTTGGTTTATCCGTTGCGTGTAACATTATGCCCCTTAGCCTTTTGGCGTTACCATGACTTGGTCGGCTTCGTGTTTGCGCAACGTCAAATAGGAGCCGCGCACCTTGATTTCCACCGGATCACCCAAGGGGGCGAAGCGCACCAATTCAATCGCGGTGCCGGTTACCAGACCCAATTCCTGCAAGCGCGCTTTCTCCGCCCCGGAAACGCCCAAAGTTGTGATCAGGCCAGTGTGTCCCACCGCCAGCAGGGTCAGAGGTCGGTCATTGAATGGCATAGCCGGTAGTGGGTTGACGGTTCAGGAAGGGGCGGACGCGGGCAGTTTTTCGACCATGATTTTTTCAGCCAACTTGCCGCTGATACCCAGGCGCGCGTTGCAGACCCGACAAATTAGATTGTTGCCTTTGATGATCAATTTGAC
This genomic interval carries:
- a CDS encoding FeoA family protein, producing MPFNDRPLTLLAVGHTGLITTLGVSGAEKARLQELGLVTGTAIELVRFAPLGDPVEIKVRGSYLTLRKHEADQVMVTPKG